CCTTCTTCACCTTGGTGCGTTTGGTCAGGATCACCCCCTTATCCTTTTTTATCGCCCTTTTTCCCCTCTTTTGCACCTCTTTTTTTGGGGTGACGCCCTTTTTCTCCAGGGGGAGGAGGTTCACCATAAAGATGGTGGGCCGCGGGGCAATCCTTCTGGGGATCAGGGCAAAGGTATCCAACAGCGTCAGGGCGAAGAAGTGGATAATGGTGGAAAAAATAGTGGCCAAGATAATGGTGTAGTTGGAAAAGACCCTCATATTATGAAGGCCCCCACTTTTTGAGAAACTCCATGAAACGGCGCGCAGGAGGGGAGAGCTCCCTCCCTTTGGATACAACAAGAAAGAAATCCCTCTCTGGAGCACCTTGCCCTTTGATCTTGATTTCTTTGATTCTTCCCCCCTCCATCTCTTCCCGAACAGCGAGGTCGGAGATAAAACCGAGGCCTATCTGCGCCTTCACCCCTTCCTTTACGGCGGTGGAACTGCCCACTTCCCCTACGATGTTGAAATCCTCCAATCTATATCCGGCCGCTGCTACATATCCCTCAAAGGCCTTGCGCGTACCCGATCCCCTCTCCCTGTTGAGCAAGGGGGCCGCCTTCAACTCCTCCCAGGAGACCTCTCCATTGTGGGCCAAGGGGTGCTGAGGGTGGGCGATGATGATCACCCGATCCCTAAAGAGGGGATAACATTCGACCTTTTCCCCATCGAACCTCATCCCCACTACCCCCACCTCTACCTCTCCGGCAAACAGAAGGTCGACGATCTCCTGAGAGTCCGCAATGAGGAGGCTTACGGAGATGCCCGGAGCCTCTTTGTGAAACCCCCCCATGACCTTGGGGAGGAAGTATTCCCCGGGGATGGTGCTTCCTCCTATCGTTATCCTCCCCTTTATCAGGTGGGAGAATTCATAGATGGCGTTGAGGGCCTCATCCCGTAACCTCAAGATCTCTTTGGCATAGCGGTAAAGGCTTCGCCCTGCATTAGTGAGGGCCGTCCTTCTGCCCAGACGGTCGAAGAGCTTGAGGCCCAAGGTCTGCTCCAGGGAGGCGATGTGCCCGCTGACAGTGGGTTGGGTAAGGTATACCACATCTGCTGCCCGGGAGAAACTCCCCAACTCAGCCACCTTGCAGAAGGTCTCCAGTTGTCTCAAATCCATGGCCTAATGGACTTTAGCTTGCCTAAGGATGTGTAAATTGTTAATATGATATCGGCTTCATTGCAAAAGTTCAAGGAGAAATTATCCTACATGTCCAAAATCATCCTCGGCATTCACGGCCTGGGGAACAAACCGCCGAAGCGGCTTTTGGAACGATGGTGGAAGGACTCCCTGAAAGAAGGGCTCAGGGCAATCGGCCATCCGAGACGCTTCTTTAAATTCAGGTTGGTCTACTGGGCCCATTTCCTCCACCCGCAACCACTTGATCCTGCAGTGAGAGATAAAAAAAATCCCCTGTTCATTGCAAACCCCTACATCCCTGCCCGCACAGTGATAAAAAAAGGGCCAAGCACATTAAGGAAAAAGGTTCTGGACTATATTCGACGACAGTTAGATAATATTATGATCAATGAGGATCTTTCCATCAACTACACGGCGGTCACGGACCTCATTATACGGCGCTATTTCAGAGATCTTGACATCTACTACACCAAACAATGCCAGGACAGTAAGCAATGCACGCGCCCGGCAAAGGAGGTGATCCGCGAGGAACTCGCCCGGATGCTGCGGAAATACAGAAGAAGGGATATCCTGCTCATCGGGCACTCCATGGGCTCCATTATCGCCTACGATGTCCTGACCCACTCTGTGCCGGATATCCATATACACACACTGGTAACCATGGGATCTCCCTTGGGACTGCCACCGATCATGATCAAGATTCTCGCTGAACAGCGAAAGAAACCTAAAAGACATATTACCGTCAGGACACCGGAAAACATCGTAAAGGCATGGCACAACTTTTCCGATCTCAAGGACCGGGTGGCGACAGATTATGCGTTGAGCAACGATTATGAAGCGAACTCAAGACACGTACGGGCCATCGACGCCATCGTCTCTAACAACTACGAGTACAAGGGGACCCCAAATCCGCATAACGTGTACGGGTACCTGCGGACGCCAGAGATGGCGCACGTCATTGACGCATTTCTGAACGCAGGCAGACCCCAAGCCCTCATCTGGCTGAGTGATAACATCAATCGAGTATTGGATAAGGTGAGGTTGAACAAGAGGGGACAAGCATGAAATCGGGGAAAAAGGCCACCTCGCATAATTCCATGAACGTTATATATCAGAGTATTAGAGGGGTATATAAGTAATAATAGCACAGAAAAAATGCGGAAAGGACTGTGAAAAAGGTCATGGCTGCTTCGAAGGGGGATGAATCCAGGTTTTTCTATGGTTATATGATTGTCCTTGTGTCATTTACCCTGCAAGTCCTGGGCTGGGGTCTGTTTAACAGTTTTGGTGTCTTTTTCAAACCCATCATTGCGGAATTTGCCTGGCAAAGGGCCGTGATATCAAGTGCGATTTCGGTAAGCATGCTTGTTTTCGGTATTGCCGGCATCCTCCAGGGAAGATTGAGTGACAGATTCGGTCCCAGGATGACCATGACGGCAGGGGGTATCTTATTGGGAGCAGGGTATTTCTTCATGTCCCAGGTTGCTACCGTACGGCACTTATATGTGTTTTGCGGTCTGTTTATCGGCCTTGGAATCAGCGGGACGGATGTTGTGCTCCTTTCAACAACAGCCAGGTGGTTTGTTAAGAAACGGGGCATGATGACCGGCGTCATAAAGGTGGGTACGGGTGTGGGCATGCTGATTATGCCGCTGGTGATCAAT
This genomic interval from Deltaproteobacteria bacterium contains the following:
- a CDS encoding LysR family transcriptional regulator; protein product: MDLRQLETFCKVAELGSFSRAADVVYLTQPTVSGHIASLEQTLGLKLFDRLGRRTALTNAGRSLYRYAKEILRLRDEALNAIYEFSHLIKGRITIGGSTIPGEYFLPKVMGGFHKEAPGISVSLLIADSQEIVDLLFAGEVEVGVVGMRFDGEKVECYPLFRDRVIIIAHPQHPLAHNGEVSWEELKAAPLLNRERGSGTRKAFEGYVAAAGYRLEDFNIVGEVGSSTAVKEGVKAQIGLGFISDLAVREEMEGGRIKEIKIKGQGAPERDFFLVVSKGRELSPPARRFMEFLKKWGPS